A genomic window from Pseudogulbenkiania sp. MAI-1 includes:
- a CDS encoding FAD-binding and (Fe-S)-binding domain-containing protein, which produces MAMLQGAYREFHQRLQEHVEPRRIYTDPLSTLAYGTDASCYRLTPKIVVKTQDEAEVRTILALAAELALPVTFRAAGTSLSGQAVSDSILVVASYGWKGIEVLDGGAAIRLQPGVVGAAANAALAPFGRKIGPDPATINSAMIGGIVNNNSSGMCCGTAQNSYQTLRAIRVVLADGTVLDTADAANVAAFRASHAELLGQLAALAARVKDDAELAAKIRRKYKMKNTTGYSLNALVDFVDPLDILAHLIVGSEGTLAFVSEVTYHTVVEHAHKASALVFYPTIKAACDAVQVLAQHKDVVAAAELLDRASLRSVENKVGVPELIRTLSEDAAAILIETRAADPAALSANVAAITGFIGHIDTLTGVNFTDVPAEYTQLWNIRKGMFPSVGAMRAAETTVIIEDVAFPIEHLAEGTLALQALFKQFRYDEAIIFGHALEGNLHFVFTPNFSGAEEVARYEAFIEAVCRLVAVDYEGAVKAEHGTGRNMAPFVEMEWGPVAYRVMQEIKAIFDPQGLLNPDVILTRDALLHVKDLKPIPVVDALVDKCIECGFCEVMCPSRAITLTPRQRIVANREMAALRSAGDAPERLAELEALYQYAGDETCTTCGLCETACPVGINTGKLTSQIRQSHQTDVGRAAANWLAGHYDTATRGARLGLKVLDATHAVTGDAVTGAMMHGLRRVFGRRIPHWTPYFPRAAAKPRLAEGRSASERKVVYLPSCLTRTFAPSTAMPDPRPLNEVVASVLGKAGYRLIYPAGLDNLCCGTPFKSKGALDAAAAKLAELKAALLAASDNGRWPVIVDNGVCTAAMLDGIRDERLHIVDVTTFIETVAAEHLEFAPLDEHVALHVVCSMKRLGQGATLNALARRCSNRVTEPAGITCCGFAGDKGFSHPELNASALTGLKEQVGGCCGGFSTSATCEIGLSEHAGIPYQHLMYLVDRATRSKG; this is translated from the coding sequence ATGGCCATGTTGCAGGGCGCGTATCGCGAGTTTCACCAACGCTTGCAGGAACATGTCGAACCGCGGCGGATTTACACCGACCCGCTTTCCACCCTGGCCTACGGCACCGATGCCTCCTGTTACCGGCTGACGCCGAAGATCGTGGTCAAGACCCAGGACGAGGCCGAAGTGCGGACCATCCTCGCGCTGGCGGCCGAGCTCGCGCTGCCGGTCACCTTCCGCGCCGCCGGCACCTCGCTGTCCGGCCAGGCGGTGAGCGATTCCATCCTGGTGGTGGCGAGCTACGGCTGGAAGGGCATCGAGGTGCTCGACGGCGGGGCGGCGATCCGGCTGCAGCCGGGTGTGGTCGGCGCCGCCGCCAACGCCGCGCTGGCGCCTTTCGGGCGCAAGATCGGCCCGGACCCGGCCACCATCAACTCGGCCATGATCGGCGGCATCGTCAACAACAACTCCAGCGGCATGTGCTGCGGCACGGCGCAGAACAGCTACCAGACCCTGCGCGCCATCCGCGTGGTGCTGGCCGACGGCACCGTGCTCGACACCGCCGACGCCGCGAACGTCGCGGCGTTTCGCGCCAGCCACGCCGAGCTGCTCGGGCAACTGGCGGCTCTGGCGGCGCGGGTGAAGGACGACGCCGAACTGGCCGCTAAAATCCGCCGCAAGTACAAGATGAAGAACACCACGGGCTACAGCCTCAATGCCCTGGTGGACTTCGTCGACCCGCTCGACATCCTCGCCCACCTGATCGTCGGCAGCGAGGGCACGCTGGCCTTCGTCTCCGAAGTGACCTACCACACCGTGGTCGAGCACGCCCACAAGGCCTCGGCCCTGGTGTTCTACCCCACCATCAAGGCCGCCTGCGACGCGGTGCAGGTGCTGGCGCAGCACAAGGACGTGGTGGCGGCGGCGGAACTGCTGGACCGGGCGAGCCTGCGCTCGGTCGAGAACAAGGTTGGCGTGCCGGAGCTGATCAGGACGCTGTCGGAAGACGCCGCCGCGATCCTGATCGAAACCCGCGCCGCCGATCCGGCCGCGCTGTCGGCCAACGTGGCGGCGATCACCGGTTTCATCGGCCATATCGACACCCTGACCGGCGTGAACTTCACCGACGTGCCCGCCGAGTACACCCAGCTGTGGAACATCCGCAAGGGCATGTTCCCCAGCGTCGGGGCGATGCGCGCCGCCGAGACCACGGTGATCATCGAGGACGTGGCGTTTCCAATCGAGCACCTGGCTGAAGGCACCTTGGCCTTGCAGGCGCTGTTCAAGCAGTTCCGCTACGACGAGGCGATCATCTTCGGCCACGCGCTGGAGGGCAACCTGCACTTCGTGTTCACCCCCAACTTCTCCGGGGCCGAAGAAGTCGCCCGCTACGAGGCCTTCATCGAGGCGGTGTGCCGGCTGGTGGCGGTGGACTACGAGGGGGCGGTCAAGGCCGAGCACGGCACCGGCCGCAACATGGCGCCGTTCGTCGAGATGGAATGGGGCCCGGTGGCGTACCGCGTGATGCAGGAGATCAAGGCGATCTTCGATCCGCAGGGCCTCCTCAACCCCGATGTGATCCTGACGCGCGACGCCCTGCTGCACGTCAAGGACCTCAAGCCGATCCCGGTGGTCGACGCCCTGGTCGACAAGTGCATCGAGTGCGGCTTCTGCGAAGTGATGTGCCCGAGCCGCGCCATCACCCTGACGCCGCGCCAGCGCATCGTCGCCAACCGCGAGATGGCGGCACTGCGCAGTGCCGGAGATGCTCCGGAGCGCCTGGCCGAGCTGGAAGCACTGTACCAGTACGCCGGCGACGAGACCTGCACCACCTGCGGTCTGTGCGAAACCGCCTGTCCGGTCGGCATCAACACCGGCAAACTGACCTCGCAGATCCGCCAGAGCCATCAAACCGACGTCGGCCGGGCCGCAGCCAACTGGCTGGCCGGTCACTACGACACCGCGACACGTGGCGCCCGGCTCGGTCTGAAAGTGCTGGACGCGACTCACGCCGTGACTGGCGATGCCGTCACCGGCGCCATGATGCACGGCCTGCGCCGCGTGTTCGGCCGCCGCATTCCGCACTGGACGCCGTACTTCCCGCGCGCGGCGGCCAAGCCGCGCCTGGCCGAGGGCCGCTCCGCCAGCGAGCGCAAGGTGGTGTACCTGCCATCCTGCCTCACCCGCACTTTCGCCCCGTCCACCGCCATGCCCGATCCGCGTCCGCTCAACGAGGTGGTGGCCTCGGTGCTGGGCAAGGCCGGCTACCGGCTGATCTATCCGGCCGGGTTGGACAATCTGTGCTGTGGCACGCCGTTCAAGTCCAAGGGGGCGCTGGACGCCGCCGCCGCCAAGCTGGCCGAACTCAAGGCAGCGCTGTTGGCGGCGAGCGACAACGGCCGCTGGCCGGTGATCGTCGACAACGGCGTGTGCACCGCGGCGATGCTGGACGGCATCCGTGACGAGCGCCTGCACATCGTCGATGTCACCACCTTCATCGAAACCGTCGCCGCCGAGCACCTGGAGTTCGCCCCCCTCGACGAGCACGTCGCGCTGCACGTGGTGTGCTCGATGAAGCGGCTAGGCCAGGGCGCCACGCTCAACGCACTGGCGCGGCGCTGCTCGAACCGGGTCACCGAGCCCGCCGGCATCACCTGCTGCGGCTTTGCCGGCGACAAGGGCTTCTCCCATCCCGAGCTGAACGCCTCGGCGCTGACCGGGCTGAAGGAGCAGGTGGGCGGCTGCTGCGGCGGCTTCTCCACCAGCGCCACCTGTGAGATCGGCCTGTCGGAACATGCCGGCATTCCCTACCAGCACCTGATGTATCTGGTGGATAGGGCGACGCGCAGCAAGGGCTGA
- a CDS encoding IclR family transcriptional regulator, protein MTEQHTDEQNTEWGKASGVAALERAFSILHCFRAGEEAVSLAELARRTGLYKSTILRLLGSLEYGGFVRKLPDGNYSVGPEPLRLAQIYQDSFRVKHVIQPVLQQLSKESGETSSFYVRQGNSRIVLHRVEPSRTVRFSVREGERFPIEHGASGKVLQAFSQPHPKGFEEARERLWCVSYGERDPETASASVPVFGIGQELQGALTVSGPKERIGSVAPMRNACRLLLAAGAQVTAALGGDPGVFAHSLEQLDTVPFPTP, encoded by the coding sequence ATGACAGAACAGCATACTGACGAACAAAACACCGAATGGGGCAAGGCCAGCGGTGTAGCGGCCCTGGAGCGTGCCTTTTCCATTCTTCACTGCTTCAGAGCAGGAGAGGAAGCAGTCTCTCTCGCTGAGTTGGCGCGTCGAACCGGACTATACAAGAGCACGATCCTGCGCCTGCTCGGTTCATTGGAGTACGGCGGCTTCGTACGCAAGCTGCCCGACGGCAATTACTCGGTCGGCCCCGAACCACTGCGACTGGCACAGATTTATCAGGACTCCTTCCGTGTAAAGCACGTCATCCAGCCGGTGCTACAGCAGTTGTCCAAAGAAAGCGGCGAAACGTCGTCATTTTACGTCCGGCAGGGTAACAGCCGAATCGTGCTGCATCGGGTGGAGCCATCACGTACCGTCCGCTTTTCGGTGCGGGAAGGAGAACGGTTTCCCATCGAACACGGTGCATCGGGCAAGGTATTGCAAGCTTTCAGTCAGCCGCACCCGAAAGGCTTTGAAGAAGCACGAGAACGGCTGTGGTGCGTATCTTATGGTGAGCGCGATCCGGAAACCGCCTCAGCATCCGTCCCGGTTTTCGGCATCGGGCAGGAGCTACAAGGGGCACTGACCGTGTCCGGACCGAAGGAGCGCATCGGCTCGGTTGCCCCCATGCGCAACGCCTGCCGCTTACTGCTTGCCGCTGGGGCACAGGTCACCGCAGCGCTGGGAGGTGATCCGGGCGTGTTCGCTCATAGTCTAGAGCAACTGGACACGGTACCGTTTCCTACGCCATGA
- a CDS encoding hydroxymethylglutaryl-CoA lyase, whose product MEEEVDVLVSEVGPRDGLQSIKRVMPTEVKHRWIKALAAAGLREIEVGSFVSPKLLPQMADAEAVVCEAIKIPRLKVLALVPNLKGAERAIAAGAPKLTLPVSASREHSLKNINMTPEQAIAQVAQLRALCDSLPAGQRPGIEVGISTAFGCTLEGPVSEDWVIEMAVMLANNGADSIGLSDTTGYANPAQVRRLFTRLFAEIGDKAGGAHLHNTRGQGLANVVAALEAGVTTFDASQGGLGGCPYAPGATGNIVTEDLVFLLESMGLRTGVDLDKLIAARSLIAEGLPGEPIYGFVPDAGLPNGFVYAGGRAAA is encoded by the coding sequence ATGGAGGAAGAAGTGGACGTTTTGGTCAGTGAAGTCGGTCCGCGTGACGGGCTGCAGAGTATCAAGCGGGTGATGCCGACCGAGGTGAAGCATCGCTGGATCAAGGCGCTGGCTGCAGCCGGCCTGCGTGAGATCGAAGTGGGATCGTTCGTGTCGCCCAAGCTGCTGCCGCAGATGGCCGATGCCGAAGCTGTGGTGTGCGAGGCGATCAAGATTCCGCGACTAAAGGTGCTGGCGCTGGTGCCCAATCTGAAAGGGGCCGAACGGGCCATCGCGGCTGGTGCGCCCAAGCTGACGCTGCCGGTCTCGGCCTCACGCGAGCACAGCCTGAAAAACATCAATATGACGCCGGAACAAGCGATCGCCCAGGTGGCGCAGTTACGTGCACTGTGTGACAGCTTGCCTGCCGGGCAGCGTCCGGGGATAGAAGTGGGTATCTCCACGGCCTTCGGCTGCACGCTGGAAGGCCCGGTCTCCGAGGACTGGGTGATCGAGATGGCGGTGATGCTGGCCAACAACGGCGCCGATTCGATCGGCCTTTCCGATACCACCGGCTATGCCAACCCGGCCCAGGTACGCCGTCTGTTTACCCGGCTATTTGCCGAAATCGGCGACAAGGCCGGCGGCGCTCACCTGCACAACACCCGCGGCCAGGGGCTGGCTAACGTGGTAGCCGCCCTGGAAGCCGGTGTCACCACCTTCGATGCCTCGCAAGGCGGGCTGGGTGGCTGCCCGTACGCACCCGGTGCCACCGGCAATATCGTCACCGAAGACCTGGTGTTCCTGCTGGAGTCGATGGGGCTGCGCACTGGCGTCGATCTGGACAAGTTGATCGCTGCCCGTAGCTTGATTGCTGAAGGACTGCCCGGCGAGCCGATCTACGGCTTCGTACCGGATGCCGGTCTGCCCAATGGATTCGTCTATGCCGGGGGGAGGGCAGCCGCATGA
- a CDS encoding CaiB/BaiF CoA-transferase family protein, giving the protein MSMKLPLEGVRVVEFVHMVMGPTCGLLLADLGAEVIKVEPAPQGDNTRRLSGSGAGYWMTYNRNKKSLAVDLKSVEGMAAVTALLATADVVTENFRPGAMDKLGLGYEDVKVLNPDVIYCSMKGFLPGPYDHRTALDEVVQMMTGLAYMTGPEGRPLRAGASVNDVMGGMFGAVAILAALYERKNTGKGQFVQSGLYENSVFLVAQHMMQYAVTGKPAAPMPSRISAWAIYDVFATGDGEQVFVGVVSDSQWQVFCEAFGFSELAADTTLALNNQRVEARDRILPVVREHFGLMGKQELMAICERAGLPFAPIRRPQDLFEDQHLLESGGMTPVTLPDGRSVMVPMLPFEMDGRRFGARLDVPLPGSHSRELLQELGYSQQEVERLLAAKVVLDNRGDMQ; this is encoded by the coding sequence ATGAGTATGAAACTTCCCCTGGAAGGCGTGCGTGTCGTCGAATTCGTGCACATGGTGATGGGACCGACCTGCGGTTTGCTGCTGGCCGATCTGGGCGCCGAGGTGATCAAGGTCGAACCGGCGCCGCAAGGCGACAACACCCGTCGCTTGAGCGGTTCGGGTGCCGGCTATTGGATGACCTACAACCGCAACAAGAAAAGCTTGGCCGTCGATCTCAAGTCCGTCGAAGGCATGGCCGCCGTCACGGCGCTGCTCGCTACTGCCGACGTGGTGACAGAAAACTTCCGCCCTGGTGCGATGGACAAGCTGGGCCTCGGTTACGAAGACGTCAAGGTGTTGAATCCGGACGTGATCTATTGCTCGATGAAGGGCTTCCTTCCGGGGCCTTACGATCACCGCACTGCGCTCGACGAAGTGGTGCAGATGATGACCGGGCTGGCCTACATGACCGGACCGGAGGGCCGTCCGCTGCGGGCCGGAGCCTCGGTTAACGACGTCATGGGCGGCATGTTCGGCGCGGTGGCCATCCTCGCCGCGCTGTACGAGCGCAAAAACACTGGCAAAGGTCAGTTTGTGCAGTCCGGCCTGTACGAGAACTCGGTGTTCCTCGTTGCCCAGCACATGATGCAGTACGCGGTCACCGGCAAACCGGCCGCGCCGATGCCGAGCCGGATTTCGGCATGGGCCATCTATGACGTCTTTGCCACCGGCGACGGAGAGCAGGTGTTTGTCGGGGTGGTCAGCGATTCTCAATGGCAGGTGTTCTGTGAAGCGTTTGGCTTTTCCGAACTGGCGGCGGATACGACGTTGGCTCTGAACAACCAGCGGGTCGAGGCACGCGACCGCATCCTGCCGGTGGTGCGCGAGCATTTTGGTCTCATGGGCAAGCAGGAACTGATGGCCATCTGCGAGCGGGCCGGCCTGCCGTTTGCGCCGATCCGGCGTCCGCAAGACTTGTTCGAAGATCAGCACCTGCTGGAGTCGGGCGGCATGACCCCGGTCACCTTGCCCGATGGCCGCAGCGTCATGGTGCCGATGCTGCCATTCGAGATGGATGGCCGCCGCTTCGGTGCACGGCTGGATGTGCCGCTGCCGGGCAGTCACTCCCGTGAGTTATTGCAGGAGTTGGGTTATTCGCAGCAAGAGGTGGAACGCCTGTTGGCGGCCAAGGTGGTTTTAGACAATAGAGGAGACATGCAATGA
- a CDS encoding tripartite tricarboxylate transporter substrate binding protein codes for MKRRPFCTLLGLMVLSVGLSQGALAEDKWPSKPIRLIVPMTPGGGTDILARQIAEKIGASSKWTIVVENKPGAGGNIGLDAVAKAAPDGYTIGMGQSSNLTVNQAIYPKMPFDAQKDFAPISLVAAQPVVLVVRADSPYRKMADLVSAAKAKSGSLTMASAGAGTIGHLSGELLADRAGVKFVHVPYKGIGPALTDLLGGQVDFTFSTPASVVGMLKAGKLRALAVSSARRVNILPGIPTIAESGYQGFVTESWYGLVAPKGTPAAVVTALNAEVAKALNNPAMVEKLVAEGGQPRWTAPKDFSALIKADQDKWGSIVRQADIKLD; via the coding sequence ATGAAAAGACGTCCATTTTGCACTTTGCTCGGCCTGATGGTGCTCAGTGTTGGCCTGTCGCAGGGGGCGCTGGCCGAAGACAAGTGGCCGAGCAAGCCGATCCGCCTGATCGTGCCGATGACCCCGGGGGGCGGTACCGACATCCTGGCGCGGCAGATTGCCGAAAAGATTGGCGCCTCTTCCAAGTGGACCATTGTCGTCGAAAACAAACCGGGTGCCGGCGGCAACATCGGGCTCGATGCGGTGGCCAAGGCAGCGCCTGACGGTTACACCATCGGGATGGGACAGTCGTCCAATCTCACGGTGAATCAGGCCATCTACCCGAAGATGCCGTTCGACGCGCAGAAGGATTTTGCCCCGATCTCGCTGGTGGCGGCGCAGCCGGTGGTGCTGGTAGTACGTGCCGATTCGCCTTACCGCAAGATGGCCGACCTGGTGAGTGCGGCAAAGGCCAAGTCCGGGAGTCTGACGATGGCTTCGGCGGGAGCGGGGACGATAGGTCACTTGTCCGGGGAACTGCTGGCCGATCGTGCTGGAGTCAAGTTCGTGCATGTGCCTTACAAGGGCATCGGCCCGGCGCTGACCGATCTGCTGGGAGGACAGGTCGACTTCACCTTCAGTACCCCGGCATCGGTGGTAGGCATGTTGAAGGCGGGAAAGCTGCGTGCCCTCGCGGTGAGTTCGGCTAGGCGCGTCAACATCTTGCCGGGTATCCCCACGATCGCCGAATCGGGTTACCAGGGTTTCGTCACCGAATCGTGGTATGGCCTGGTCGCGCCCAAGGGAACCCCGGCAGCCGTTGTCACGGCCTTGAACGCCGAGGTGGCCAAGGCGCTGAACAACCCCGCTATGGTCGAAAAACTGGTGGCGGAAGGTGGTCAACCTCGCTGGACGGCTCCGAAGGATTTCTCGGCCTTGATCAAGGCGGATCAGGACAAATGGGGATCCATCGTGCGCCAAGCCGACATCAAGCTGGATTGA
- a CDS encoding tripartite tricarboxylate transporter substrate binding protein, whose product MKFLKRAVALAAACTTLVSGPSYADKPATIIVPYGAGGTVDISARIVAQGLSEAGKTAIVENRAGGGGVIGWGAAAKAAPDGQTLLMIDTSFAMAEALLPGLPFDPKKDFAQITTVAKVPYVMVVTPSLPVKSVKELIALSKAKPGSIYYGSGGTGSSTHLGAELFQSLSGADITHVPYKGAAAAMQDLMGGQVQVLFTAIPTALPHIKSGKLRALMVSSAKRVALLPDVPSAPEAGVPKMIADNWVGLAVPGATSKEIMAKWHKDIAVALKAPASHKRFEELGLTVVANSPAEAAGFVGSEIKRWGDLVGSNKIKPE is encoded by the coding sequence ATGAAATTCCTGAAACGGGCCGTCGCACTGGCTGCAGCCTGCACCACCTTGGTCAGTGGGCCTTCCTACGCAGACAAGCCGGCGACCATCATCGTTCCCTACGGCGCGGGCGGTACCGTCGACATCTCCGCGCGCATCGTCGCCCAGGGGCTGTCAGAAGCCGGAAAGACGGCCATCGTCGAGAACCGCGCCGGGGGTGGAGGCGTGATTGGCTGGGGGGCCGCCGCCAAGGCTGCGCCGGATGGCCAGACTCTGCTGATGATCGATACCTCGTTCGCCATGGCGGAAGCCTTGCTGCCGGGGCTGCCCTTCGATCCGAAGAAAGACTTCGCGCAGATCACCACCGTGGCGAAGGTACCGTACGTGATGGTGGTGACCCCGTCGTTGCCCGTCAAATCGGTGAAGGAACTGATTGCCCTGTCCAAGGCGAAACCCGGTTCCATCTACTACGGTTCCGGAGGTACCGGATCATCCACTCATCTGGGAGCCGAGCTGTTCCAGAGCCTGAGCGGAGCGGACATCACCCACGTTCCGTACAAGGGTGCCGCCGCGGCCATGCAAGACCTGATGGGTGGCCAAGTGCAGGTGTTGTTCACGGCGATTCCCACCGCACTGCCGCATATCAAGTCCGGTAAGCTGCGCGCCCTGATGGTATCGAGCGCCAAACGGGTGGCCTTGTTGCCCGATGTGCCTTCTGCTCCCGAAGCCGGAGTACCCAAGATGATTGCCGATAACTGGGTCGGTCTGGCCGTCCCGGGCGCCACCTCCAAGGAAATCATGGCGAAGTGGCACAAGGACATCGCCGTTGCGCTGAAAGCCCCCGCGTCGCACAAGCGTTTCGAGGAACTTGGGCTGACGGTCGTGGCTAACTCGCCAGCGGAAGCTGCCGGGTTTGTCGGCAGTGAAATCAAGCGTTGGGGCGACTTGGTCGGGAGCAACAAGATCAAGCCCGAGTAA
- a CDS encoding SMP-30/gluconolactonase/LRE family protein → MFLFQQPTVLETEVFSAMPLQLRRDRRSAWADANKAGACIDCFLEGPVFDTDGNLYVTDIPHGRVFRISPDGVWNTVAEYDGEPNGLKFHPDGDLVIADYLNGLMRLDPVSGKVTPWLTRRNAERFRGVNDLVFATNGDMYFTDQGQTGLHDPTGRVYRLCADGRLDLLLDNVPSPNGVALSPNEHVLYVAATRGNCVWRAPLMDDGSVSKVGQFFTFYGASGPDGLATDHDGNLVVAHASLGAAFVLNQRGEPLYVLKSVAGHTVTNIAFQGVDKRTLYLTEAETGTILRAALPASGS, encoded by the coding sequence ATGTTTCTGTTCCAACAGCCCACGGTGCTGGAGACCGAGGTATTCAGCGCCATGCCCTTACAGTTGCGCCGTGACCGGCGTTCGGCCTGGGCGGATGCCAACAAGGCCGGTGCCTGTATCGATTGCTTTCTCGAGGGGCCGGTGTTCGACACGGACGGCAACCTCTATGTCACCGATATTCCCCACGGTCGCGTTTTCCGCATTTCACCGGACGGGGTGTGGAATACGGTCGCGGAATACGACGGAGAGCCGAACGGTCTCAAGTTCCACCCGGACGGCGATCTGGTCATCGCCGATTACCTGAACGGGCTGATGCGGCTGGATCCGGTGTCGGGTAAGGTCACGCCGTGGCTGACGCGCCGCAATGCCGAGCGCTTCCGAGGCGTTAATGACTTGGTGTTCGCGACCAATGGCGACATGTATTTCACCGACCAGGGGCAGACCGGTCTGCATGATCCGACTGGGCGGGTTTACCGGCTGTGCGCCGATGGCCGGCTCGATCTGTTGCTCGATAACGTGCCCAGCCCCAACGGTGTTGCGCTGTCGCCGAACGAACACGTGCTGTACGTGGCCGCGACACGTGGCAACTGCGTCTGGCGCGCGCCGCTGATGGACGACGGCAGCGTGTCGAAGGTCGGTCAGTTCTTTACCTTTTATGGCGCTAGTGGCCCGGATGGTCTGGCGACCGATCACGACGGCAACTTGGTGGTGGCGCATGCCAGCCTGGGGGCAGCCTTCGTGTTGAACCAGCGCGGGGAGCCGCTCTACGTGCTGAAGAGCGTGGCCGGGCATACCGTCACCAACATTGCTTTCCAGGGTGTGGACAAGCGGACGCTGTATCTCACCGAGGCCGAGACCGGCACCATCCTGCGTGCAGCGCTGCCAGCTAGCGGTAGTTAA
- a CDS encoding tripartite tricarboxylate transporter TctB family protein: MSSVIKGPKDFWTGVLYVLVGGAGVYIAQDYGTGEAARMGPGYFPTVLGGLLLLFGLVAIGRSFFRAGEAIGHIPWKPISLVIGATVLFGLLLRPVGLVVAMLALILLSAAASSQFRFEWRASVAMIALIAACSLVFVKGLGVPMPLLGSWFGA, translated from the coding sequence ATGAGTTCAGTAATAAAGGGTCCAAAGGATTTCTGGACCGGCGTACTGTACGTGCTGGTTGGCGGGGCAGGGGTGTATATCGCCCAGGATTACGGCACGGGAGAAGCGGCCCGCATGGGCCCCGGTTACTTTCCCACCGTGCTGGGTGGCCTGCTGCTGCTGTTCGGCCTGGTTGCCATAGGACGTTCTTTCTTCCGCGCCGGCGAAGCGATCGGCCATATCCCCTGGAAGCCGATCAGTTTGGTGATCGGTGCCACGGTGCTGTTCGGCCTGTTGCTCAGGCCGGTGGGACTGGTTGTCGCCATGCTAGCGCTGATTCTACTCAGCGCCGCCGCCAGTAGCCAATTCCGCTTCGAGTGGCGCGCCAGCGTGGCCATGATTGCGCTCATCGCCGCGTGTTCCCTGGTATTCGTCAAGGGCCTGGGTGTGCCGATGCCCCTGCTCGGTTCCTGGTTCGGTGCCTGA
- a CDS encoding tripartite tricarboxylate transporter permease, with translation MDLLNSLIMGLQTAGSLANLMYCLIGVFLGTAIGVLPGLGPTATIAMLLPITFGLPPESSLIMLAGIYYGAQYGGSTTAILVNLPGEASSVITALDGYQMARQGRAGKALATAAIGSFFAGTVCTVLIAVAAPALADVALKFGPAEYFSLMVLGLVASIVLASGSLLHALGMIMLGLLLGMIGTDVNSGVMRYTFDVPELSDGISFVAIAMGVFGLGEIIANLQHETTRSVMQSKVAGLMPSRDDLKRIVAPVLRGTGLGAVLGILPGGGAMLASFASYALEKKVSKNAAEFGNGAIEGVAAPEAANNAGAQTSFIPMLTLGIPSNPVMALMIGAMIIQGIQPGPSVITEQPVLFWGLIASMWVGNLMLLVLNLPLVGLWVKMISVPYHLLYPAILVFCAIGVFSLNNTEFDVYLMAVFGVLGYVFRKLECEPAPLMLGFILGPMMEEFLRRALLLSKGDPMVLVSRPLSATMLVLAVAALAAVLSPVVRKKREEAFHEED, from the coding sequence ATGGATTTGCTCAATAGTCTCATCATGGGCCTGCAAACGGCGGGCAGTCTCGCCAACCTGATGTACTGCCTGATAGGGGTGTTTCTCGGCACCGCCATCGGTGTGCTGCCGGGGCTGGGGCCGACCGCCACCATCGCCATGCTGCTGCCGATCACCTTCGGTTTGCCGCCAGAATCGTCGCTGATCATGCTGGCCGGAATTTACTACGGTGCCCAGTACGGTGGCTCCACCACCGCCATCCTGGTCAACCTGCCGGGCGAGGCCTCGTCGGTGATCACCGCGCTGGATGGCTACCAGATGGCCCGTCAGGGCCGCGCCGGCAAGGCGCTGGCCACCGCGGCCATCGGCTCGTTCTTCGCCGGTACCGTATGCACCGTGCTGATCGCGGTGGCGGCACCCGCGTTGGCCGACGTGGCGCTCAAGTTCGGCCCGGCCGAGTACTTCTCGCTGATGGTGTTGGGCCTGGTCGCCTCGATCGTGCTGGCCAGCGGTTCGCTGCTGCATGCCTTGGGCATGATCATGCTCGGCCTGCTGCTGGGCATGATCGGTACCGACGTCAACTCTGGCGTGATGCGCTACACCTTCGACGTACCGGAACTCTCCGATGGTATCAGCTTCGTCGCCATCGCCATGGGGGTGTTCGGCCTGGGCGAGATCATTGCCAACCTGCAGCACGAAACCACGCGTAGCGTCATGCAAAGCAAGGTGGCCGGCCTGATGCCGAGCCGGGACGATCTCAAGCGCATTGTCGCCCCGGTGCTGCGTGGCACCGGGCTGGGTGCGGTGCTGGGCATCCTGCCGGGGGGCGGTGCGATGCTGGCTTCGTTTGCCTCGTACGCGCTGGAGAAGAAAGTTTCGAAGAACGCGGCCGAGTTTGGTAATGGCGCGATCGAGGGCGTCGCCGCTCCCGAAGCGGCCAACAACGCCGGTGCGCAGACCTCGTTCATTCCGATGCTGACTCTGGGGATTCCGTCCAACCCGGTAATGGCGCTGATGATCGGGGCGATGATTATCCAGGGCATCCAGCCGGGGCCGTCGGTCATCACCGAACAACCGGTGCTGTTCTGGGGCCTGATCGCCTCGATGTGGGTCGGCAACCTGATGCTACTGGTGCTGAACCTGCCGCTGGTCGGGCTGTGGGTCAAGATGATCTCGGTACCGTACCACCTGCTATATCCGGCGATCCTGGTGTTTTGTGCGATCGGGGTGTTCAGCCTGAACAACACCGAGTTCGATGTCTACCTGATGGCGGTGTTCGGGGTGCTGGGCTATGTCTTCCGCAAACTCGAGTGCGAACCGGCGCCGCTGATGCTGGGCTTCATCCTGGGGCCGATGATGGAAGAGTTCCTGCGTCGCGCCTTGTTGCTGTCCAAAGGGGACCCAATGGTGCTGGTTAGTCGTCCGCTCAGCGCCACGATGCTGGTGCTGGCCGTGGCGGCGCTGGCTGCTGTGCTGTCGCCAGTCGTGCGCAAGAAGCGTGAAGAGGCTTTCCACGAGGAAGACTGA